Proteins from one Deltaproteobacteria bacterium genomic window:
- a CDS encoding ABC transporter substrate-binding protein, whose translation MKKIICSLSVFLALVCVLASPFMTAHAADPIVIGVPTSTGFVEGKEGLAVVEMAVEEINAKGGVTVGSEKRLFKVESIDIRDAAPGVPVPEALLGLEKIILDKKPTALLIGPFRSEALLAGMDILAKYKVPMLGTIAMSPASEAKIKKDPDKYKYVFRTCLNAKYLVKYLVGIMAFVNKEFGFNKVYIMNQDVAWARATADLIRKNYFEKAGWQVVGHEAYPTGTLDFSSAMMKVRAGGAQVILPIFDMPQSGILVKQWNAMKVPALLAGFISPLAGPGAWKTFDQKIGGAVNCNFELGSAMGSSKVPQSMDFLAAYEKKYGKPMEAGHGPAPTYESVYILAEAIERAGSLDPDAIAAEIAKTDRTGVMGRIRFDEGHQAIFDMDPKESAVACVFQWTDDGNRVNVFPEAIADGNIQLPAGLKPAK comes from the coding sequence ATGAAAAAAATAATCTGTTCTCTATCTGTTTTCCTGGCCTTGGTGTGTGTTCTGGCATCTCCGTTTATGACGGCCCATGCAGCCGACCCGATCGTCATTGGGGTTCCCACCTCAACAGGATTTGTAGAGGGAAAGGAAGGCCTTGCTGTGGTGGAAATGGCGGTTGAGGAAATCAATGCCAAAGGCGGCGTCACGGTCGGATCTGAGAAAAGGCTTTTCAAGGTGGAGTCCATAGACATACGTGATGCAGCCCCGGGCGTGCCGGTCCCTGAAGCCCTCCTGGGTCTGGAGAAGATCATCCTTGACAAGAAGCCGACAGCCTTGCTGATCGGGCCTTTCAGATCAGAGGCCCTCCTGGCCGGGATGGATATTCTCGCCAAGTACAAAGTCCCCATGTTGGGAACCATCGCCATGAGCCCTGCCTCAGAAGCAAAAATCAAGAAAGATCCGGATAAATATAAATACGTTTTCCGAACCTGCCTCAACGCCAAATACCTGGTCAAGTACCTTGTGGGCATCATGGCCTTCGTCAATAAGGAATTCGGGTTCAACAAGGTGTATATCATGAACCAGGATGTGGCGTGGGCCCGGGCCACGGCAGACCTCATCAGAAAGAACTATTTTGAAAAGGCCGGGTGGCAGGTGGTCGGCCACGAGGCCTATCCCACCGGGACGTTGGATTTTTCGTCGGCCATGATGAAAGTCCGGGCCGGGGGCGCTCAGGTGATCCTCCCCATATTTGACATGCCCCAGAGCGGGATCCTGGTTAAGCAGTGGAATGCCATGAAGGTGCCGGCATTACTGGCAGGGTTCATTTCTCCTTTGGCCGGGCCGGGGGCATGGAAGACGTTTGATCAGAAGATCGGCGGGGCCGTCAACTGCAACTTCGAGCTAGGAAGCGCCATGGGGTCTTCGAAGGTGCCCCAGTCAATGGATTTTCTCGCAGCGTACGAGAAAAAATACGGCAAACCGATGGAGGCGGGCCATGGACCGGCGCCGACCTATGAATCGGTTTACATCCTTGCCGAGGCCATTGAGCGGGCAGGGTCTCTCGATCCGGACGCCATTGCGGCCGAGATCGCGAAAACAGACCGTACCGGCGTCATGGGAAGAATTCGATTCGATGAGGGTCACCAGGCGATTTTCGATATGGATCCCAAGGAGTCGGCGGTGGCCTGCGTCTTTCAGTGGACGGACGATGGCAATCGCGTCAACGTGTTTCCAGAGGCGATTGCCGATGGAAACATTCAATTGCCGGCTGGGTTGAAACCAGCCAAATAG